From one Lotus japonicus ecotype B-129 chromosome 3, LjGifu_v1.2 genomic stretch:
- the LOC130749874 gene encoding uncharacterized protein LOC130749874 — MVIEQNQRMMKNESNGEKSKALMTRDLLGGSSIESQELDLDMRVPSGWEKRLDLQSGKLYIQRHNSLASPVSEHKCQQNQAGPQLKDLKFTPPSSKIPLNLFYDTSLDLKLVSYSLPLSNNYESVCTLDKVKSALERAEKEPAILRKRASSSSYLSSSPSASFSSSSSSIITQEEEECEVKILASPVATGCPGCLTYVLVTKNNPKCPRCNTNVPFRLMKKPRLDLNLSI; from the exons ATGGTTATAGAGCAGAATCAGAGGATGATGAAGAATGAATCAAACGGTGAGAAATCAAAGGCTCTGATGACTCGTGACTTGCTTGGTGGATCCTCCATTGAATCCCAGGAATTGGACCTTGACATGCGTGTACCCTCAGGCTGGGAGAAGCGCTTGGACCTTcag TCAGGGAAATTGTACATTCAGAGGCACAACTCATTAGCTTCACCTGTGTCTGAACACAAATGTCAACAGAATCAAGCAGGTCCACAACTTAAAGACCTAAAATTCACTCCTCCTTCATCAAAAATTCCCTTGAACCTTTTTTATGACACAAGCTTGGATTTGAAGCTGGTTTCATATTCATTGCCCTTATCAAACAATTATGAAAGCGTGTGCACTCTCGACAAGGTGAAATCAGCACTTGAAAGAGCAGAGAAAGAGCCGGCAATTTTAAGGAAGAgggcatcatcatcatcatatttgtcatcatcaccatctgcttcattttcctcttcatcctcttcaataataacccaagaagaagaagaatgtgaaGTGAAGATCTTGGCTTCACCGGTTGCTACAGGGTGTCCTGGTTGCTTAACTTATGTGTTGGTAACGAAGAACAATCCCAAGTGTCCAAGGTGCAACACTAATGTTCCTTTTCGTTTGATGAAGAAACCAAGACTTGATCTTAATTTGtcaatttga